The bacterium genome contains the following window.
AAAGTTACAGGATGGCCCGCTCGTTTTGACGATGATGATTCACTGGGTTATGTAATGGATGATGCCCCTATAAAAATATTCGATGGGCATTCTGTTTATTACCATAGTTCCACGGGAATTGAAAATGATTTCGGCACAATGAAATATGAAATCATCCCGGCAAATGAAACTCGCGAGAATTTATAAGTGCTATCAAATATATGTGAAACAACTCTAACACGGAGGTATGAAATGTTCGACACAATCAAAAAAGGGCTTTATCTGGGTTTTGGTGCAATCGCCATAACCAAGGAAAAAGCCGAACAGCTCGTCGACGAACTCGTCAAGAAGGGCGAAGCCGCAGTTGATGAAAAGCCTGAACTGGTGAAGAAGATCCTCGAACGGGCGGAAGAACAGGAAAAGAAGGTAACCGATCTGATCGACAGTGCGGTGCGCAAGGCGGTCGATAAAGCAAAGGTTGCCACCAAGGACGACATCGCACAACTCAAGGGGCAAATTAACGCCCTGAAGGAGAAGTTGAAGTAGATGAAATCGAACGTTCCACATCGCACGAAAAGATACACGCAGATACTGCAGGTTTTTGTTCGGTGGGGCGTTGTCGAGGTAACCGGGCATTTTCTAAATCTTCATTCGATCAAGAAAATGCCCGGTATC
Protein-coding sequences here:
- a CDS encoding polyhydroxyalkanoate synthesis regulator; translation: MFDTIKKGLYLGFGAIAITKEKAEQLVDELVKKGEAAVDEKPELVKKILERAEEQEKKVTDLIDSAVRKAVDKAKVATKDDIAQLKGQINALKEKLK